From a single Brassica oleracea var. oleracea cultivar TO1000 chromosome C5, BOL, whole genome shotgun sequence genomic region:
- the LOC106343591 gene encoding uncharacterized protein LOC106343591 → MKLNRGGGEHGHHHHHHEALKFSSFFFMPERPREYLLLLTRFSVLTCLIVSISLVLRTTFLSSSAPEYSSSYGLRFPAVPQKAIALPPTRSAGPVTISHVQFCIAGAAETWLDRSQYTSLWWRNTTRGFVWLDKPVKTPEIQSDNRFSIPVRVSDPGWTRFRFSSSQAAVRIARVIWDSYRLNLPDVRWFVMGDDDTVFFPENLVKVLSKYDNEQMWYIGGNSESVEQDVMHAYDMAFGGGGFAISRPLAARLASAMDGCLQRYFYFYGSDQRIAACVSEIGVPFTEERGFHQLDIRGDPYGFLAAHPLTPLVSLHHLVYLNPMFPNKTPIESLQALMRPYTLDPHRILQQIHCYDRKRQWSISISWGYSIQIYTYFLTAKELDTPLQTFKTWRSSSDGPFTFNTRPLKPDPCERPVTYFMDGAEDVRDSGTKTWYSVGDKKYGHCGKSEYSRVTKVKRILVTSMKMDPEYWNKAPRRPCCEVMEGRGRRKEEEMSIRIRKCRSAEMI, encoded by the exons ATGAAACTGAATCGCGGCGGTGGAGAGCACGGCCACCACCACCACCACCACGAGGCCCTGAAGTTTTCCAGTTTCTTCTTCATGCCGGAGCGGCCACGCGAGTATCTCCTGCTTCTCACACGCTTCTCCGTCCTCACGTGCCTCATCGTCTCCATCTCTCTCGTTCTCCGCACCACCTTTTTATCCTCCTCCGCGCCGGAATATTCCTCCTCTTACGGTCTCCGATTCCCCGCCGTGCCACAGAAAGCCATAGCTCTCCCGCCGACAAGATCCGCCGGACCGGTTACCATCTCCCACGTCCAGTTCTGCATCGCCGGAGCAGCGGAAACCTGGCTCGATCGGAGCCAATACACCTCCTTATGGTGGCGAAACACCACCCGCGGATTCGTCTGGCTCGATAAACCGGTTAAGACCCCCGAAATCCAATCCGATAACCGGTTCTCGATCCCGGTTCGAGTTTCCGATCCAGGCTGGACCCGGTTCAGATTCTCCAGCTCGCAAGCCGCGGTTCGGATCGCTCGCGTGATCTGGGATAGCTACCGTCTGAACCTCCCCGACGTGAGGTGGTTCGTGATGGGAGACGACGACACCGTCTTCTTCCCCGAGAATCTCGTCAAGGTCCTCTCGAAGTACGACAACGAGCAGATGTGGTATATCGGCGGGAACTCGGAGAGCGTCGAGCAGGACGTGATGCACGCGTACGACATGGCGTTCGGCGGCGGCGGTTTCGCGATCAGCCGCCCGCTCGCGGCGCGTTTGGCGAGCGCGATGGACGGTTGTCTCCAGCGGTATTTCTACTTCTACGGCTCGGATCAGAGGATCGCGGCTTGCGTTAGCGAGATCGGCGTTCCGTTCACCGAAGAACGCGGGTTTCACCAG CTTGACATAAGAGGAGATCCATACGGGTTTCTAGCGGCGCATCCATTGACACCTCTTGTATCGCTGCATCACCTCGTTTACTTAAATCCGATGTTCCCTAACAAAACCCCCATCGAGTCTTTACAAGCCCTTATGAGACCCTACACGTTAGACCCGCATAGAATACTACAACAGATTCATTGCTACGACCGCAAGCGTCAATGGTCCATATCCATCTCTTGGGGATACTCTATTCAGATATACACGTACTTCTTGACCGCTAAGGAGCTGGATACGCCGTTGCAGACCTTCAAAACTTGGCGGTCTTCGAGCGATGGACCTTTCACGTTTAACACACGGCCCTTGAAACCTGACCCTTGTGAGCGTCCAGTGACTTATTTCATGGATGGAGCAGAGGATGTGCGGGATAGTGGGACGAAGACATGGTATAGCGTGGGGGATAAGAAGTATGGGCATTGCGGAAAGAGTGAGTATTCTCGGGTGACCAAAGTGAAGAGGATATTGGTGACTTCTATGAAGATGGATCCTGAGTATTGGAACAAG GCACCACGAAGACCGTGTTGCGAGGTAATGGAAGGAAGAGGAAGAAGAAAGGAGGAGGAAATGTCGATAAGAATTAGAAAGTGCAGATCTGCGGAGATGATATGA